In Sulfurisphaera javensis, a single genomic region encodes these proteins:
- a CDS encoding Lrp/AsnC family transcriptional regulator, whose amino-acid sequence MASAIVLINTDAGGEDEVFERLKSMNEVTEVHVVYGVYDIVVKIEADSMDKLKDFVTNTIRKLPKVRSTLTMIIVEGKSLVKK is encoded by the coding sequence ATGGCTTCTGCGATAGTTCTTATAAATACGGATGCAGGTGGGGAAGACGAAGTATTTGAGAGGCTAAAAAGTATGAATGAAGTAACAGAGGTTCATGTGGTTTATGGAGTATACGATATAGTGGTAAAAATAGAAGCAGATTCGATGGATAAGTTAAAAGATTTTGTAACTAATACTATTAGAAAGTTACCTAAGGTGAGATCAACATTAACAATGATAATAGTGGAAGGGAAGAGCTTAGTGAAAAAATAG
- a CDS encoding DUF1743 domain-containing protein, with translation MAIAKYKFTDSWFYEKAVKDIVPLNLAKEYAEKNGIMIKGDRGIIGSIAAISYNPEEITYELITYRPEEEWSKNKREIDFNSVVNFENKYFPKVFENVDYIKKYLLISPHGHDPILYGIRGIDADILIKGLDEIKTKDSIDMAMIFKTNQATDSHITHKNYFYQTTEIVGKVLMVKIIEGGDVIINVNNESVLVYKETGELNLASKYLRKGDIIRVIGAVKPSIKFGKIIEAERIEILELNDKILRNPRCPKCNSSSESLGKNKGFRCKKCGYKFYGEKIIEKVPRELTTGIYQSRYYRHLTRPIYLDLIRNQTFNEDQISSILNKLVNYKN, from the coding sequence TTGGCGATTGCTAAATATAAGTTTACTGATTCATGGTTTTATGAGAAAGCAGTGAAAGACATAGTTCCGTTAAATTTAGCTAAAGAGTATGCAGAAAAGAATGGAATTATGATAAAAGGAGACCGAGGAATTATAGGTAGTATAGCCGCTATATCTTATAATCCAGAAGAAATTACATATGAATTAATTACCTATAGACCTGAAGAAGAGTGGAGTAAAAATAAAAGAGAAATTGATTTTAATAGTGTAGTTAATTTTGAGAACAAGTATTTCCCAAAGGTATTTGAAAATGTTGATTATATTAAGAAATATTTGTTAATTTCTCCTCATGGTCACGATCCAATCTTATATGGTATTAGAGGAATAGATGCAGATATTTTAATCAAAGGTTTAGATGAAATAAAAACAAAAGATAGTATAGATATGGCTATGATTTTTAAAACCAATCAAGCAACAGATTCTCATATCACTCATAAAAATTATTTTTATCAAACGACAGAAATTGTAGGAAAAGTCTTAATGGTTAAGATAATAGAAGGAGGGGATGTTATTATTAACGTGAATAATGAGTCAGTGCTAGTGTATAAAGAAACTGGGGAGTTAAACCTAGCATCTAAATATCTTAGAAAAGGAGATATAATAAGAGTAATAGGCGCAGTAAAACCGTCTATTAAATTTGGAAAAATAATTGAGGCAGAAAGGATAGAAATATTAGAATTAAACGATAAAATCCTTAGAAATCCAAGATGTCCGAAATGTAATAGTTCTTCTGAATCACTTGGGAAGAATAAAGGATTTAGATGTAAGAAGTGTGGATATAAATTTTATGGAGAAAAAATAATAGAAAAAGTTCCTAGAGAGTTAACTACTGGTATTTATCAGTCGAGGTATTATAGACATCTCACTAGGCCCATTTATTTAGATCTTATAAGAAACCAAACGTTTAATGAGGATCAAATAAGTAGTATTTTAAACAAGCTAGTTAATTATAAGAATTAA
- a CDS encoding ribosome biogenesis/translation initiation ATPase RLI, with product MRVAVINYDFCKPDKCNLECISFCPINRSGSKAIELSDLVKGKPIIYEETCIGCGICIKKCPFEAIDIVNLPDEYGEDVIHRYKVNGFKLFGIVTPKRGYVIGILGKNSTGKSTILRILSGELIPNFGDPQAKLSIDEVLNHFKGREIYDYFYQLYNKKIKVAHKIQYVEYASRFLKGTTNELLKKADQRGKVDEVKELLNMKSFWDKDVKYLSGGELQKLLIAATLLKDADIYLFDEPSSYLDIKERVNMAYAIRELTKNKYVIVVEHDLIVLDYLADLVNIIYGKSSVYGRVSKTYSNRVGINNFLRGYLPAENVKIRPEEIKFNLKDLTDLDFNPHALQKVIWTDIVKKLDKFTLEVKEGYAREGEVIGIVGPNGIGKTTFMRILVGEIKPDSGEVLTEGLSLAYKPQKIVPDFDGTVQQYLENVRKDILSSSSWFFEEVIKRLNLHRILESNVKDLSGGELQKLYIAGTLSKEADIYVLDEPSSYLDVEERYIVAKAIKRVTRERKSVTFMVDHDLALHDYIADRIMVFIGEPGSHGLGKSPQTLSSGMNEFLKELGITFRRDMETGRPRVNKPGSYLDRLQKETGEYYSLKVVKEEST from the coding sequence ATGAGAGTTGCAGTAATAAATTATGATTTTTGTAAACCAGATAAATGCAATCTTGAGTGCATTTCTTTTTGCCCTATTAATAGGTCTGGAAGTAAAGCTATTGAGCTTTCAGATTTAGTAAAAGGTAAGCCAATAATCTACGAAGAAACATGTATTGGCTGTGGTATATGTATTAAAAAATGCCCATTTGAGGCAATAGATATAGTGAACTTGCCAGATGAGTATGGAGAAGACGTTATCCATAGATATAAGGTTAATGGTTTTAAATTGTTTGGTATTGTGACTCCTAAAAGAGGATATGTTATAGGAATTCTTGGTAAAAATAGTACTGGTAAATCCACTATTTTAAGAATATTAAGTGGAGAGTTAATTCCTAATTTTGGAGATCCTCAAGCAAAGTTAAGTATTGATGAAGTTTTAAATCATTTTAAAGGAAGAGAAATTTATGATTATTTTTATCAATTATATAATAAAAAAATAAAGGTAGCACATAAGATCCAGTATGTTGAATATGCGTCAAGATTTCTTAAAGGAACTACAAATGAACTTTTAAAAAAAGCTGATCAAAGAGGCAAAGTAGATGAGGTTAAGGAACTTTTAAATATGAAAAGCTTTTGGGATAAGGATGTAAAGTATCTTAGCGGCGGAGAACTTCAAAAATTACTTATTGCTGCCACTTTACTTAAAGATGCCGACATCTATTTATTTGATGAACCCTCTTCATATCTTGATATAAAAGAAAGAGTTAACATGGCTTATGCTATTAGAGAATTAACTAAAAATAAATATGTTATTGTTGTTGAGCATGACTTAATAGTATTAGATTATTTAGCTGATCTCGTAAACATAATATATGGTAAGAGTTCTGTCTATGGCAGGGTATCTAAAACTTATAGTAATAGGGTTGGTATTAATAATTTCTTAAGGGGTTATCTCCCAGCAGAAAATGTAAAAATAAGGCCCGAAGAGATAAAGTTTAATCTTAAAGATCTTACTGACTTAGATTTTAATCCTCACGCATTACAAAAGGTTATATGGACAGATATAGTTAAAAAATTAGATAAATTTACCCTTGAAGTAAAAGAAGGTTATGCAAGAGAGGGTGAAGTGATAGGAATAGTAGGTCCCAATGGAATAGGTAAAACTACTTTTATGAGAATTCTTGTTGGTGAAATTAAGCCTGATAGTGGTGAAGTTTTAACTGAAGGACTTAGTTTAGCTTACAAACCTCAGAAAATAGTTCCCGATTTTGACGGGACCGTTCAGCAATATTTAGAGAACGTTAGGAAAGACATATTATCCTCCTCCTCATGGTTCTTTGAAGAGGTAATTAAAAGGCTAAATCTTCATAGAATATTAGAGTCTAATGTAAAGGATTTAAGTGGGGGAGAATTACAGAAACTTTATATAGCTGGTACTTTATCTAAGGAGGCAGATATATATGTTCTTGATGAACCTTCTTCTTACCTAGATGTAGAAGAGAGATATATAGTTGCAAAGGCTATAAAAAGGGTAACGAGAGAGAGAAAAAGTGTAACTTTTATGGTTGATCACGATTTAGCTTTACATGATTATATAGCAGATAGGATAATGGTATTTATAGGAGAGCCGGGATCTCATGGTCTTGGTAAAAGCCCACAGACTCTAAGTAGTGGTATGAATGAGTTCCTTAAAGAATTAGGGATAACATTTAGAAGAGATATGGAAACTGGAAGGCCTCGCGTAAATAAACCAGGAAGTTACTTAGATAGATTGCAAAAAGAGACAGGGGAATATTACTCGTTAAAGGTCGTAAAGGAAGAATCTACATAA
- the fbp gene encoding fructose-1,6-bisphosphate aldolase/phosphatase: MRTTISVIKADIGSLAGHHIVHPDTMAAANKVLAAAKEQGIIIDYYITHVGDDLQLIMTHTRGELDTKVHETAWNAFKEAAKVAKDLGLYAAGQDLLSDSFSGNVRGLGPGVAEMDIEERTSEPIAIFMADKTEPGAYNLPLYKMFADPFNTPGLVIDPTMHGGFKFEVLDVYEGEAVMLSAPQEIYDLLALIGTPARYVIRRVYRNEDNLLAAVVSIERLNLIAGKYVGKDDPVMIVRLQHGLPALGEALEAFAFPHLVPGWMRGSHYGPLMPVSQRDAKATRFDGPPRLLGLGFNVKNGKLVGPTDLFDDPAFDETRRLANIVADYMRRHGPFMPHRLEPTEMEYTTLPLILEKLKNRFKKESDVYKAKESVYAKEEAQGHD; this comes from the coding sequence ATGAGAACTACTATAAGTGTAATAAAAGCGGACATAGGAAGTTTAGCTGGTCATCACATAGTTCACCCAGATACAATGGCTGCAGCAAATAAAGTTTTAGCGGCTGCAAAAGAACAAGGAATAATTATAGACTATTATATAACTCATGTAGGAGACGATTTACAACTAATAATGACTCATACAAGAGGGGAATTAGACACCAAAGTTCATGAGACTGCTTGGAATGCGTTTAAAGAAGCAGCAAAAGTAGCTAAAGACTTAGGATTATATGCAGCTGGTCAAGATTTGTTATCAGATTCCTTTTCTGGTAATGTAAGAGGATTAGGGCCTGGAGTAGCTGAAATGGATATTGAAGAGAGAACCTCAGAGCCTATTGCAATATTTATGGCAGATAAAACTGAGCCTGGAGCATACAATTTACCATTATATAAGATGTTTGCCGACCCATTTAATACTCCTGGATTAGTTATAGATCCCACGATGCATGGTGGTTTTAAGTTCGAAGTTTTAGATGTATATGAAGGAGAAGCTGTTATGCTTTCTGCTCCTCAAGAGATTTATGATTTATTAGCCTTAATAGGTACACCAGCTAGGTATGTAATAAGAAGAGTTTATAGAAATGAAGATAATTTGTTAGCAGCAGTAGTATCAATTGAGAGACTTAATCTTATTGCTGGAAAATACGTCGGTAAGGATGACCCAGTGATGATAGTAAGATTACAGCATGGATTGCCAGCATTAGGAGAGGCACTAGAGGCATTTGCATTTCCTCATTTAGTACCAGGCTGGATGAGAGGTAGTCACTACGGTCCATTAATGCCAGTATCACAAAGAGATGCTAAAGCTACTAGATTTGATGGACCTCCAAGGCTATTAGGTTTAGGATTTAATGTAAAAAATGGAAAGTTAGTAGGTCCTACAGATTTATTTGATGACCCAGCATTTGATGAGACAAGACGTTTGGCTAACATTGTCGCTGATTATATGAGACGTCATGGTCCATTTATGCCACACAGATTAGAGCCAACTGAAATGGAATATACTACATTACCATTAATCCTAGAAAAATTAAAGAACAGGTTCAAAAAAGAATCAGACGTATATAAGGCTAAAGAAAGCGTTTACGCTAAAGAAGAAGCTCAAGGGCATGATTAA